One Nicotiana sylvestris chromosome 12, ASM39365v2, whole genome shotgun sequence genomic window carries:
- the LOC104218741 gene encoding uncharacterized protein isoform X1 produces the protein MGSLTINYCWTIATASEILSGRKFGDSNSSLRPVPPVLCCRFKTNVRAFASQRSVKKSRKKGKTEKTDTAVPDKYLLSDDVNPDYVEDSKKNISLLDTSEAGTSVPMIPSRGSVLQACIITSGFIGLLGVVIREVSHVASGGGLPIVDCSVKIPLTFQMWHVELITGLVILVSSCRYLLLKIWPDFAESSEAANSQVLSSLEPLDYIVVSLLPGISEELLFRGALLPLFGINWQSVVAVASIFGILHLGSGRKYSFAVWATFVGIAYGYATILSSTLLVPMAAHAVNNLVGGIIWRYTSNSSK, from the exons ATGGGTTCACTTACTATAAACTACTGTTGGACTATTGCCACTGCAT CTGAAATTCTATCTGGTAGGAAGTTTGGTGATTCGAACAGTTCACTCAGGCCCGTGCCCCCTGTATTATGCTGT AGATTTAAAACCAATGTAAGGGCATTTGCAAGTCAGAGGTCTGTTAAGAAAtcaagaaaaaaagggaaaacagAGAAAACTGATACTGCAGTACCCGATAAGTATCTGTTAAGTGATGATGTTAATCCAGATTATGTTGAAGATAGCAAGAAGAACATATCCCTTCTTGACACTTCAGAGGCTGGGACTTCTGTGCCGATGATCCCATCTAGAGGTTCTGTGCTTCAGGCATGCATAATCACTTCTGGATTTATTGGTCTTCTAGGTGTCGTAATTCGAGAG GTTTCTCATGTTGCATCAGGAGGTGGGTTGCCAATTGTTGACTGTTCTGTCAAAATACCAT TGACTTTCCAGATGTGGCATGTTGAGTTGATTACTGGATTGGTAATACTGGTATCCTCTTGTCGGTACTTACTGCTGAAGATTTGGCCGGATTTTGCCGAGTCTAGTGAAGCAGCAAATAGCCAG GTCTTAAGTTCACTTGAACCATTGGATTACATAGTGGTATCACTCCTTCCAGGCATTAGTGAG GAGCTTCTTTTCCGTGGTGCACTGCTACCACTTTTTGGCATCAATTGGCAGAGTGTCGTGGCAGTTGCTTCCATATTTGGGATATTACACTTGGGCAGTGGTCGAAAATACTCCTTTGCTGTCtg GGCCACATTTGTTGGAATTGCGTATGGTTATGCTACAATTTTATCATCAACTCTTCTTGTGCCAATGGCTGCTCATGCCGTAAATAACCTAGTAGGAGGCATCATATGGCGCTACACATCAAATTCGTCAAAATAG
- the LOC104218741 gene encoding uncharacterized protein isoform X2, giving the protein MVSELCRGSIGNSLSILTGGRDKRFKTNVRAFASQRSVKKSRKKGKTEKTDTAVPDKYLLSDDVNPDYVEDSKKNISLLDTSEAGTSVPMIPSRGSVLQACIITSGFIGLLGVVIREVSHVASGGGLPIVDCSVKIPLTFQMWHVELITGLVILVSSCRYLLLKIWPDFAESSEAANSQVLSSLEPLDYIVVSLLPGISEELLFRGALLPLFGINWQSVVAVASIFGILHLGSGRKYSFAVWATFVGIAYGYATILSSTLLVPMAAHAVNNLVGGIIWRYTSNSSK; this is encoded by the exons ATGGTTAGTGAACtttgccgagggtctattggaaacagcctctctatcctcacaGGAGGTAGGGataag AGATTTAAAACCAATGTAAGGGCATTTGCAAGTCAGAGGTCTGTTAAGAAAtcaagaaaaaaagggaaaacagAGAAAACTGATACTGCAGTACCCGATAAGTATCTGTTAAGTGATGATGTTAATCCAGATTATGTTGAAGATAGCAAGAAGAACATATCCCTTCTTGACACTTCAGAGGCTGGGACTTCTGTGCCGATGATCCCATCTAGAGGTTCTGTGCTTCAGGCATGCATAATCACTTCTGGATTTATTGGTCTTCTAGGTGTCGTAATTCGAGAG GTTTCTCATGTTGCATCAGGAGGTGGGTTGCCAATTGTTGACTGTTCTGTCAAAATACCAT TGACTTTCCAGATGTGGCATGTTGAGTTGATTACTGGATTGGTAATACTGGTATCCTCTTGTCGGTACTTACTGCTGAAGATTTGGCCGGATTTTGCCGAGTCTAGTGAAGCAGCAAATAGCCAG GTCTTAAGTTCACTTGAACCATTGGATTACATAGTGGTATCACTCCTTCCAGGCATTAGTGAG GAGCTTCTTTTCCGTGGTGCACTGCTACCACTTTTTGGCATCAATTGGCAGAGTGTCGTGGCAGTTGCTTCCATATTTGGGATATTACACTTGGGCAGTGGTCGAAAATACTCCTTTGCTGTCtg GGCCACATTTGTTGGAATTGCGTATGGTTATGCTACAATTTTATCATCAACTCTTCTTGTGCCAATGGCTGCTCATGCCGTAAATAACCTAGTAGGAGGCATCATATGGCGCTACACATCAAATTCGTCAAAATAG